In Paraburkholderia phenazinium, the following are encoded in one genomic region:
- the carA gene encoding glutamine-hydrolyzing carbamoyl-phosphate synthase small subunit, whose amino-acid sequence MLPSFSPALLALADGTVFRGYSIGAPGHTIGEVVFNTAITGYQEILTDPSYARQIVTLTYPHIGNVGVNAEDVEASKVHAAGLIIRDLPVLASNFRMERTLSQYLQDEGVVAIAGLDTRMLTRVLRDKGAQNGAILAGSDDEAKAIELARSFPGLAGMDLAKVVSTKESFEWTQTEWRLGEGYGTQNAPKYRVVAFDYGVKYNILRMLAERGCHVTVLPAQATAADALALNPDGVFLSNGPGDPEPCDYAIAATKELIERGVPTFGICLGHQIMGLAVGAKTMKMKTGHHGANHPVKDLDDGRVVITSQNHGFAVDAATLPANARATHVSLFDGTLQGFALTDKPAFCFQGHPEASPGPHDIAYLFDRFTGLMDQKKAGTTAAAAAA is encoded by the coding sequence GTGTTGCCGTCTTTTTCTCCCGCTCTGCTCGCGCTCGCCGACGGCACGGTCTTTCGTGGCTACTCGATCGGCGCCCCCGGCCATACGATTGGCGAAGTCGTTTTCAACACCGCTATCACCGGCTATCAGGAAATCCTGACTGACCCGAGCTACGCGCGTCAGATCGTGACCCTCACGTATCCGCACATCGGCAACGTCGGCGTGAACGCCGAAGATGTGGAAGCCTCGAAAGTCCATGCCGCCGGCCTCATCATCCGCGATCTGCCGGTTCTCGCCTCGAACTTCCGCATGGAGCGCACGCTCTCGCAATACCTGCAGGACGAAGGCGTGGTCGCCATCGCCGGCCTCGACACCCGCATGCTGACGCGCGTGCTGCGCGATAAGGGCGCGCAAAACGGCGCGATCCTGGCGGGCTCGGACGACGAAGCCAAGGCCATCGAACTCGCACGCTCGTTCCCGGGCCTCGCCGGTATGGATCTGGCGAAGGTCGTGTCGACGAAGGAATCGTTCGAATGGACGCAGACCGAATGGCGTCTGGGCGAAGGCTACGGCACGCAGAACGCGCCGAAGTACCGCGTGGTCGCGTTCGACTACGGCGTCAAGTACAACATCCTGCGCATGCTGGCCGAGCGCGGCTGCCACGTCACCGTACTGCCGGCGCAAGCCACCGCGGCTGACGCATTGGCGCTCAACCCGGACGGCGTGTTCCTGTCGAACGGCCCCGGCGACCCGGAACCGTGCGACTACGCGATCGCGGCCACGAAGGAGCTGATCGAGCGCGGCGTGCCGACCTTCGGCATCTGCCTTGGCCATCAGATCATGGGCCTCGCGGTTGGCGCGAAGACCATGAAGATGAAGACCGGCCACCACGGCGCGAACCATCCGGTGAAAGATCTGGACGACGGCCGTGTCGTGATCACGTCGCAGAACCACGGCTTCGCAGTCGACGCGGCCACGTTGCCCGCCAACGCGCGCGCCACGCACGTGTCGTTGTTCGACGGCACGCTGCAAGGCTTCGCGCTGACCGACAAGCCGGCCTTCTGCTTCCAGGGTCACCC